Proteins encoded by one window of Candidatus Methylacidiphilales bacterium:
- a CDS encoding CopG family antitoxin, with the protein MRKEYDFTDSVRNPYAKHFRKPVTLRLGTDVIEYFKSQARETGIPYQNLVNLYLRDCAHSGKKLSLKLA; encoded by the coding sequence ATGAGAAAAGAATACGACTTCACGGATTCAGTCCGGAATCCCTACGCAAAACATTTCAGAAAGCCTGTGACCCTTCGTCTGGGCACGGATGTCATTGAGTATTTCAAGTCGCAAGCCCGGGAAACGGGCATTCCCTATCAAAACCTGGTCAACCTCTATCTTCGGGATTGCGCGCATTCGGGAAAGAAACTTTCCCTAAAATTGGCGTAA